A window of the Candidatus Cloacimonadota bacterium genome harbors these coding sequences:
- a CDS encoding HAMP domain-containing sensor histidine kinase, whose translation MDKELLKDGIIPLLEAFKSFEKNSNSWQLLYRKLEKSFDGLRDEFENQNQELKESLQKNLVLKNYLLQIIDNIDVAIIVYNPKKEIVFVNCFAVNFFEKDAKSLIGYNGEEILNSWFEITNLQQTFTSEKNITKESVIYKENFMEYSNICIFSDDENSMFDNWLGVIQICYDVTKIHKKQKQQFQSQNETSLNLMMSNISHEIKNPLLGISTYLEELACMDCNKNNPQAANMLKKSRKGLTRIDEIIKSVIEFEKFAEPTFVRYDLMKVITYVIQGLKNSKRGSQTNSKLQTENFGEKRIEFVNNIGQKNLFLEIDIFAMKKAITNIISNSIDSIVHSGKIVINANYDSWKNCCSLFIHDTGGGIEKKNMSYIFDPFFSTYPNKIGLGLTFAKKVVENHKGTFKVNSDSQNGTTFEIELPIIQKVDFSDNEKGI comes from the coding sequence ATGGACAAAGAGTTGCTAAAAGACGGGATTATTCCACTCCTTGAAGCCTTCAAGAGTTTTGAAAAAAATTCTAATAGTTGGCAATTGTTATACAGAAAATTGGAAAAAAGTTTTGATGGTTTACGAGATGAATTTGAGAATCAAAACCAAGAGCTCAAGGAATCGTTGCAGAAAAATCTTGTTTTAAAAAATTATCTATTACAAATTATTGATAATATTGATGTTGCAATAATTGTTTACAATCCGAAAAAAGAGATAGTATTCGTAAATTGCTTTGCTGTAAATTTTTTTGAAAAGGATGCCAAGTCACTTATTGGATATAATGGTGAAGAAATTTTAAATAGTTGGTTTGAAATTACTAATCTGCAACAAACTTTTACTTCTGAAAAAAATATTACAAAGGAATCTGTAATTTATAAAGAGAATTTTATGGAATATAGCAACATCTGCATTTTTTCCGATGATGAAAACAGTATGTTTGATAATTGGCTGGGTGTGATCCAAATTTGCTATGATGTTACAAAAATTCACAAAAAGCAAAAGCAACAGTTTCAAAGTCAAAACGAAACTTCGCTCAATTTGATGATGTCAAATATTTCTCATGAAATCAAAAATCCTCTTCTTGGAATTTCTACTTATCTCGAGGAACTGGCTTGTATGGATTGTAATAAAAATAATCCCCAAGCTGCTAACATGCTAAAAAAGAGCAGAAAAGGACTTACTAGAATAGATGAAATCATCAAATCTGTAATCGAATTCGAAAAATTTGCAGAACCCACTTTTGTTCGCTACGATCTTATGAAAGTAATCACTTATGTAATTCAGGGATTGAAAAATTCGAAGAGGGGATCTCAGACTAATAGCAAGCTTCAAACAGAAAATTTTGGCGAAAAGCGGATTGAATTTGTTAATAATATTGGTCAAAAAAATCTGTTTCTGGAAATTGATATTTTTGCAATGAAAAAAGCAATTACTAATATTATTAGCAATTCTATTGACTCAATTGTGCATTCCGGAAAAATTGTGATAAATGCAAATTATGATAGTTGGAAAAATTGTTGCTCTTTATTTATCCATGATACAGGTGGGGGGATTGAAAAGAAAAATATGAGTTATATCTTTGATCCCTTTTTCTCAACATACCCCAACAAAATAGGATTAGGATTGACGTTTGCAAAAAAGGTAGTCGAAAATCATAAAGGCACTTTCAAAGTGAATAGCGATTCGCAAAACGGAACAACATTTGAAATAGAATTACCAATTATCCAGAAAGTAGATTTTTCAGATAACGAAAAAGGAATTTAG
- a CDS encoding PAS domain-containing protein → MSSVENIENQEQVLRVFFRRIGNKLTDGMVVVSENLTVMSANRSFQNIFGFSQNDILGKKLIDYLVFKKDREEINELFNNILFGETIENKKVILKARDENKTAVTATYIPVTLGRRRKAIIILYKNITESLQLMQKKVEAARINSFEILSRGIVTNLQTIMANTNKFIQHGLKFLHNQEISNKFFYNATMSVQESNVLVKEYLEFLKNRDSFVLNSIENIDQLIKFKPPEASNTYIETTEDVDEWKNSNAKVYGEDEMLSLYTLRKAKLFEMVNHLLSKLENIHESENILMDLSRKKVDNRNPIVGLDTGDYIKITFSLYNIDLNSKIIQNTIKNFTQQKRNVKDIDKEFGSIYSIVKNHIGFFGAISLPENQGTNLFFYVPIFN, encoded by the coding sequence ATGAGTTCTGTGGAAAATATTGAAAATCAAGAGCAAGTTTTGAGAGTTTTCTTTCGCAGAATTGGGAATAAACTTACCGACGGTATGGTGGTCGTAAGTGAGAACCTAACGGTTATGTCTGCAAACCGCAGTTTTCAAAACATCTTCGGATTTAGTCAAAATGATATTCTTGGGAAAAAACTTATTGATTATTTAGTTTTCAAGAAGGATAGAGAAGAAATTAACGAATTATTTAATAATATTCTTTTTGGTGAAACAATTGAAAATAAGAAGGTGATCTTAAAAGCAAGAGATGAAAACAAAACCGCTGTAACTGCAACCTATATTCCGGTTACTTTAGGCAGAAGAAGAAAAGCAATAATAATATTATACAAAAATATTACAGAATCTTTACAACTAATGCAAAAAAAAGTAGAAGCCGCAAGAATCAATTCCTTTGAAATTCTGTCGAGGGGTATAGTAACTAATCTACAAACCATTATGGCTAACACCAATAAATTCATTCAGCATGGTCTAAAATTTCTTCATAATCAAGAAATTTCCAATAAGTTTTTCTATAATGCCACAATGTCCGTACAAGAATCGAATGTGCTGGTAAAAGAATATTTGGAATTTCTAAAAAACCGAGATTCTTTTGTGTTAAATTCAATTGAGAATATTGACCAACTTATAAAATTCAAACCTCCGGAGGCTTCCAATACGTATATTGAAACTACAGAAGATGTGGATGAATGGAAAAATTCAAATGCAAAAGTTTACGGAGAGGATGAAATGTTATCTCTTTACACATTGCGAAAAGCAAAACTTTTTGAAATGGTAAACCATCTTTTGAGCAAATTAGAAAATATCCATGAAAGTGAAAATATTCTTATGGATCTTTCGAGAAAAAAGGTTGATAATAGAAATCCCATTGTTGGCCTTGATACAGGGGATTATATAAAAATTACATTCTCATTATACAATATTGATTTGAATAGTAAGATTATTCAGAATACTATAAAAAATTTCACTCAACAAAAAAGAAACGTGAAAGATATTGACAAAGAATTCGGATCTATATATTCTATTGTAAAAAATCATATAGGATTTTTCGGAGCGATTTCATTGCCTGAAAATCAAGGAACAAATTTGTTCTTTTACGTGCCAATATTTAATTAA
- a CDS encoding flagellar biosynthesis protein FlhA, protein MDLIRLLKARIDVLISIAILGIVIMLILPISPSFLDVALALNITLSITIFITVIYIHKPLEISFFPGMLLIITLFRLSLNVSSTRLILGDADAGNIIHTFGDFVIKGNYIVGFMIFIILIVINFIVITKGATRISEVAARFTLDSIPGKQMAIDADLNNGLIDENEARERRKKISEESEFFGAMDGASKFIRGDAIAGIVITLINIVAGLAIGVFQKGFSFQEALQTYTTLTVGDGLVTQIPALVISTSAGLLVTKTPTEQNVASGIIEQLTRKPVVLFIVSGVAFFFGIIPGMPFIPFFLISITVGSIAYFRRKNLQQIDLAPAEGMDVVKTEKDKLVGTYIQVDPISIDLGSNLLNFVSDENPNSIKDRIPIIRKQLAMDLGIILPKVRIRDSIKLNPNDYTISIRGNEVTRFSLKENYFLAIPPVGDENELREEDNVLDEIHFEANENTFFPNALWINDEVKKEAQEKGYKIIPSSEILILHFMEIIKQYAFKFITRDLVNDLVENLRTDNPKLIEDTIPEPVSFSLLQKIIKYLISEDIPINDLGLIIENAAELLRITQDAELITEEIRSELKETIVQRFMNENNEIITFILDSKLEKKIGASLQEAAIKNAHPSLHPNIANEFLVEIEKVVLQSQQKNIKPILMVAPNIRRFVSKLISSLYDGVIVLSYGELPPTTDIKSIGMISIPSLHPEGNSDIKDTETNKNGEEIDAS, encoded by the coding sequence ATGGATCTGATAAGATTGTTAAAAGCACGAATTGATGTTCTGATTAGCATTGCAATTCTTGGAATTGTGATTATGCTGATTTTGCCAATTTCACCATCGTTTTTAGACGTTGCACTCGCTTTGAACATAACTTTATCCATTACGATTTTTATTACGGTAATTTATATCCACAAACCTCTGGAAATTTCTTTTTTTCCGGGTATGCTTCTCATCATTACTCTATTCAGGTTATCCCTGAATGTATCTTCCACCAGATTGATATTGGGTGATGCGGATGCCGGAAATATAATTCACACTTTCGGGGATTTTGTCATCAAAGGAAATTATATTGTAGGTTTTATGATTTTCATCATTCTTATTGTCATAAATTTTATTGTTATCACCAAAGGTGCCACCCGCATATCCGAGGTTGCCGCTCGTTTTACTCTCGATTCGATACCCGGCAAGCAAATGGCAATTGATGCAGACCTAAATAATGGCTTGATCGATGAAAATGAAGCGCGAGAGCGTAGAAAAAAAATATCTGAAGAGTCCGAATTTTTCGGAGCAATGGATGGAGCAAGTAAATTTATCCGGGGAGATGCAATCGCCGGTATCGTAATTACACTTATAAATATTGTTGCTGGTTTGGCAATTGGTGTTTTCCAAAAAGGATTTTCTTTTCAGGAAGCTCTCCAGACTTACACCACACTAACGGTAGGGGATGGACTTGTTACCCAAATTCCGGCTTTGGTCATTTCTACATCAGCTGGTTTATTGGTAACCAAAACTCCTACAGAACAGAATGTTGCATCAGGTATTATAGAACAACTTACAAGAAAACCAGTAGTTTTATTTATAGTTTCAGGAGTTGCATTCTTTTTTGGAATTATTCCCGGAATGCCCTTTATTCCCTTCTTCCTGATTTCAATAACTGTGGGAAGCATTGCATATTTTAGGCGTAAAAATTTGCAACAAATTGATTTGGCACCTGCAGAAGGAATGGATGTAGTTAAAACCGAAAAAGACAAATTAGTAGGAACATACATTCAAGTTGATCCGATTAGTATTGATCTCGGAAGTAATCTATTGAATTTTGTTTCTGACGAAAATCCAAACAGTATAAAAGACAGAATACCAATTATCCGAAAACAGCTCGCAATGGATTTGGGAATAATTTTGCCGAAAGTTAGAATTCGTGATAGTATAAAATTGAATCCCAATGATTACACTATAAGTATTCGGGGTAATGAAGTTACTCGTTTTTCCTTAAAGGAAAATTACTTTCTCGCTATTCCTCCCGTAGGAGATGAGAACGAACTGCGCGAAGAAGATAATGTGCTGGACGAAATTCATTTTGAAGCAAATGAAAATACTTTTTTCCCAAATGCTTTGTGGATCAATGATGAAGTAAAAAAGGAAGCACAAGAAAAGGGATACAAAATAATCCCATCTTCAGAAATATTAATTTTACATTTTATGGAAATCATAAAGCAATATGCTTTCAAATTTATTACCCGCGATCTGGTAAACGATTTAGTGGAAAATTTGCGGACCGATAATCCAAAACTGATTGAAGATACGATTCCGGAACCAGTTTCATTTAGCCTCCTTCAAAAAATTATTAAATATTTAATCTCCGAAGACATTCCAATAAATGATCTGGGTTTGATTATTGAGAATGCTGCCGAATTGCTAAGAATAACTCAGGATGCAGAATTGATAACCGAAGAAATACGCTCCGAATTGAAAGAAACAATTGTCCAAAGATTTATGAATGAAAACAATGAAATAATCACGTTTATTTTGGATAGCAAATTGGAGAAAAAGATCGGGGCATCATTGCAGGAGGCAGCTATCAAAAATGCACATCCGAGTTTACATCCAAATATCGCGAATGAATTCTTGGTTGAAATAGAAAAAGTTGTATTGCAATCTCAACAGAAGAATATTAAACCCATTCTTATGGTCGCTCCGAATATCAGACGATTTGTTTCCAAGCTGATATCATCTTTGTACGATGGAGTTATAGTCCTCTCCTATGGCGAACTTCCCCCTACGACTGATATAAAATCAATTGGGATGATTTCAATCCCCTCCCTTCACCCCGAAGGAAATTCCGATATTAAAGACACAGAAACAAATAAAAATGGTGAGGAAATAGATGCGAGTTAA
- a CDS encoding FlgD immunoglobulin-like domain containing protein, whose product MLFPIPMVDTINTDQEFEVSSLSQKDFYNILLTQIQNQNPLDPLKSEKIVSEILQFSNSEKMENISKDLQAILSGSKELNPYQLLGKNVIVEDNQIKIPDSGNVMLGYGIASEGSQGYIEIMDTNGNIVQRIELSSGQLQAGDYLSFQWDCVDNDGNRVATGNYTYNVIVTDADGKTINSFSETQGVVDSIRYNNNKPVMVIGGNFYDLSDILEVS is encoded by the coding sequence ATGTTATTCCCAATACCAATGGTAGATACGATAAATACAGATCAAGAATTTGAAGTAAGTTCTTTATCCCAAAAAGATTTTTATAATATTTTACTAACTCAAATTCAAAATCAGAATCCACTCGATCCGCTAAAAAGCGAAAAGATTGTTTCGGAAATTTTACAGTTTTCAAATTCAGAAAAAATGGAAAATATCAGTAAAGACCTTCAGGCTATCCTGAGCGGGAGTAAAGAACTGAATCCCTATCAATTATTGGGGAAAAATGTTATTGTTGAAGATAATCAAATCAAAATTCCCGATTCTGGCAACGTGATGCTTGGCTATGGAATCGCATCGGAAGGTAGCCAAGGTTATATAGAAATTATGGACACGAACGGAAATATAGTGCAAAGAATTGAATTATCATCAGGGCAACTGCAGGCGGGAGATTACCTTTCGTTTCAATGGGATTGTGTGGACAATGACGGCAACAGAGTTGCAACTGGAAATTATACGTATAATGTGATTGTAACGGATGCTGACGGGAAAACGATTAATTCATTCTCCGAAACCCAAGGGGTTGTTGATTCGATCCGATATAATAACAATAAACCGGTGATGGTTATCGGAGGGAATTTTTATGATCTTTCCGATATTTTGGAAGTATCATAA
- a CDS encoding sigma-54 dependent transcriptional regulator, whose protein sequence is MNYINNILLVDDEEMNLDALRLILEHYDFDIFSANSGEKAIEMIQDTEYDVIISDVRMPGMSGLELLKKAKKISPNTEIIVITAYSKISDAVNAIKSGAFDYIEKPFSRNKLDITLQKVDHFKSLKMENQLLREKFSEHSSFSNIIGRSSAMLEIFETIKLISKTSATVLLQGKSGTGKEVIANAIHTNSNRADKNYVKLNCAALPENLIESELFGYEKGAFTGATKTHIGKFEYADKGTILLDEISEMRLDLQAKLLRFLQEKEFTRVGGNKPIKVNVRVIATSNTDLKELLNEKKFREDLYYRLNVVSIKIPSLNKRKEDIPYLADHFINKYCIEHDKEKKQLSNGALTRLKNHNWVGNVRELENTMEQAIIFSKNNEISQDDLNLEYNSFYIPEDQVLEKDIPLAELEKMKILQTLEKYSGNKSKVAEILGVTTRTLRNKLKEYEKEKGL, encoded by the coding sequence ATGAATTATATTAATAACATCTTATTGGTAGATGATGAAGAAATGAATCTTGATGCTCTTCGCTTGATTTTAGAACATTATGATTTTGATATTTTTTCTGCAAATAGTGGAGAGAAAGCAATAGAAATGATACAAGACACGGAATACGATGTTATCATTTCCGATGTTCGCATGCCCGGTATGTCCGGACTGGAGTTGTTGAAAAAGGCAAAAAAAATCAGCCCAAATACCGAAATCATTGTAATTACGGCTTATTCAAAAATCTCCGATGCAGTTAATGCGATAAAGAGCGGTGCTTTCGATTATATAGAAAAGCCATTTTCGCGGAATAAACTGGATATTACTCTTCAGAAAGTTGATCATTTCAAATCCTTAAAAATGGAAAATCAATTATTGCGAGAAAAGTTTTCGGAACATTCTTCTTTCAGCAATATTATTGGTAGAAGTTCAGCTATGTTAGAAATTTTTGAAACCATTAAACTAATCTCGAAAACTTCTGCAACTGTTCTTCTTCAGGGGAAAAGTGGTACTGGAAAGGAAGTCATCGCTAATGCAATTCACACTAATAGTAATCGAGCTGATAAAAATTATGTGAAATTGAATTGTGCTGCCTTGCCGGAAAATTTGATCGAAAGTGAACTCTTTGGATATGAAAAAGGTGCATTTACAGGTGCCACAAAGACTCATATCGGAAAATTTGAGTATGCGGATAAGGGGACAATCCTACTTGATGAAATAAGTGAGATGCGTTTGGATCTGCAAGCGAAACTATTGCGATTTCTTCAAGAGAAAGAATTCACAAGAGTAGGAGGGAATAAACCGATAAAAGTGAATGTGAGAGTAATTGCAACATCAAATACTGATTTGAAAGAATTGTTAAATGAAAAAAAATTTCGCGAGGATCTTTATTATCGTTTGAATGTGGTTTCAATAAAAATACCCTCTCTGAATAAAAGAAAAGAAGACATTCCCTATTTAGCCGATCATTTTATCAATAAATATTGTATAGAACACGATAAGGAAAAAAAACAGCTTTCAAATGGTGCTCTTACAAGGCTTAAAAACCACAATTGGGTTGGAAATGTTCGAGAACTCGAAAACACGATGGAACAAGCAATCATATTCTCTAAAAATAATGAAATATCTCAAGATGATCTTAATCTGGAATACAACTCCTTTTATATACCTGAGGATCAGGTACTGGAAAAAGATATTCCCTTAGCAGAACTTGAAAAGATGAAAATTTTGCAAACTTTAGAAAAATACTCTGGTAATAAATCAAAAGTTGCAGAAATTCTGGGTGTTACAACAAGAACATTAAGAAATAAACTCAAGGAATACGAAAAAGAAAAGGGCTTGTAA
- a CDS encoding response regulator, producing MSETKFLIVDDSATMRRIIGNSLKRLKYRNYVEAANGVEALEKLGEESFDAIITDWNMPEMSGLDFTKKVRSTDKLKTIPILMVTTRGLKEDVIDAMKAGVSNYVVKPFTPTVLKEKLDKILK from the coding sequence ATGTCTGAGACAAAATTCCTCATTGTGGATGATTCTGCAACTATGCGTCGAATCATAGGGAACTCTTTGAAGCGTTTGAAATACAGGAATTATGTAGAAGCTGCAAACGGTGTTGAAGCCTTGGAAAAACTTGGTGAAGAAAGTTTCGATGCTATAATTACCGACTGGAATATGCCGGAAATGTCCGGGCTTGATTTCACAAAGAAAGTAAGAAGCACTGACAAATTGAAAACCATACCAATTCTTATGGTTACTACTCGTGGATTGAAAGAAGATGTTATTGATGCAATGAAAGCCGGTGTAAGCAATTATGTTGTCAAGCCTTTCACCCCCACTGTTTTAAAAGAAAAATTGGATAAGATCCTAAAATAA
- a CDS encoding transglycosylase SLT domain-containing protein, producing the protein MIVENLHNPASALVETTDFQSKQKIMSTCKKFEAIFLNQMLQMMQQNGKTEGVFGNSHSLDMFNSMLYSRIAELLANSSQTGISSEIYESITGEMPDAKLLSKSDSPSQIIFNKIKENFQTVTDKIGLNPKDIHVTEAIMTNFEKAINKILKPYLDIINASAKKNDVNPNLVKAVILRESAGNPNAISHVGAKGLMQLMDGTAKDMNVKNVFNPKDNINGGTKYLAKMLKIFKSDIDSSLAAYNAGPRNVQKYNGIPPFRETINYVNSVKTIFNKLEGNDTK; encoded by the coding sequence ATGATCGTTGAAAATTTACATAATCCGGCATCCGCATTAGTGGAAACAACTGATTTTCAATCCAAACAAAAAATAATGAGCACTTGCAAAAAGTTTGAAGCAATATTTCTGAATCAAATGCTTCAGATGATGCAACAGAATGGCAAAACCGAAGGTGTATTTGGAAACTCCCATTCACTTGATATGTTTAACAGTATGCTCTATTCGAGAATAGCCGAACTGCTTGCAAATTCATCCCAAACAGGAATATCTTCCGAGATATATGAAAGCATCACAGGTGAAATGCCAGATGCGAAATTGTTATCTAAATCTGATTCACCCTCACAGATAATATTTAATAAAATTAAAGAAAATTTTCAAACAGTTACAGATAAAATAGGATTGAATCCCAAAGATATTCACGTAACAGAAGCAATAATGACAAATTTTGAAAAGGCGATTAATAAAATTCTTAAACCGTATTTGGATATTATCAATGCATCGGCGAAGAAAAATGATGTAAATCCTAATTTAGTTAAAGCTGTAATTCTGCGTGAATCCGCCGGGAATCCTAATGCAATTTCACATGTGGGTGCAAAGGGATTAATGCAACTGATGGACGGAACTGCAAAAGATATGAATGTAAAGAATGTATTTAATCCCAAAGATAATATAAACGGAGGAACAAAATATTTAGCGAAAATGCTCAAAATTTTTAAATCAGATATTGATTCAAGTCTGGCAGCTTATAATGCAGGACCGAGAAATGTTCAAAAATATAATGGGATCCCCCCATTTAGGGAGACGATAAATTATGTAAACAGTGTGAAAACAATTTTTAATAAATTAGAGGGGAATGATACTAAATGA
- a CDS encoding motility protein A — protein sequence MDKGSVLGIGGGVILVVASIMMAGDIAAFISISSILVTIGGSLAAVLVETSLEAVINTLKTMKFIFFEQISDTKMVIDSLVKLADVSKREGLLALDDKIQTIEDSFLANGLILAVDGNDPDTIVDLMETEIRAMKDRHKEAQNVMNAMGKQAPAFGMIGTLIGLIGMLSGLDDPTKIGSGMAVALITTFYGAFAANLFFIPMTGKLIKRTDGEVNQKKIVIAGVLSIQMGENPRLIKRKLMTFLPPDEREVDEL from the coding sequence ATGGATAAAGGAAGTGTGCTCGGCATTGGTGGAGGTGTGATTCTGGTCGTCGCTTCAATTATGATGGCAGGCGATATTGCTGCCTTTATCAGTATCAGCTCAATACTTGTTACTATTGGTGGTTCTCTCGCAGCGGTTTTGGTAGAAACCTCGTTAGAAGCGGTTATAAATACACTAAAAACCATGAAATTTATCTTTTTTGAGCAGATATCAGATACAAAAATGGTAATTGATTCTTTGGTCAAACTTGCCGATGTTTCCAAAAGAGAAGGATTATTGGCATTGGATGATAAAATTCAAACGATCGAAGATTCTTTTTTGGCGAACGGATTGATTCTCGCAGTAGATGGTAACGATCCGGACACAATCGTTGACTTGATGGAAACAGAGATCAGAGCTATGAAAGACAGGCATAAAGAAGCCCAAAATGTAATGAATGCCATGGGAAAACAGGCTCCGGCTTTTGGAATGATTGGCACGCTGATCGGATTGATCGGAATGTTATCAGGTTTGGATGATCCAACCAAGATTGGAAGCGGCATGGCTGTTGCCTTGATTACAACATTCTATGGTGCTTTTGCAGCTAACCTGTTTTTTATTCCTATGACTGGAAAATTGATAAAACGAACCGATGGAGAAGTCAATCAGAAAAAAATAGTGATTGCCGGTGTTTTGTCAATCCAGATGGGTGAAAATCCGAGATTGATCAAGAGAAAGTTAATGACTTTTCTTCCGCCGGATGAGCGAGAAGTTGATGAATTATAG
- the flhF gene encoding flagellar biosynthesis protein FlhF: MRVNTFYGKSVQEVIEQIKNEFGEDAIILKTEHLGSEKVKNGNIIKAIAAYDEQLNSKQIQKSPKRRDRQLYGTKKHSQDMDADVSGNKKYDFDLLKEDFHKLQQEFIGIKDKFPDKEIEFTPKVSEYFNRLTRNGTHRSIATNLIAGAEKKILKSKITDTVSIKGIISDEINYHLNMKKIEVKKKPLIIAVIGPTGVGKTTTIAKLATNENFFGNYNTALFSIDTFRIAAIQQLRTFANISNIPFEIIYKKKNLFSAIQRNQDKDVILIDTIGRSPRNSESILELLNLFEGVAIDEIHLILSANMNERDMYDAYNRYKLIGNVDRVIFSKLDETSQPGVMLNFLMMNEVPLAYYTNGQNVPDDIRIISEDNYVNLFFQNESNLV, from the coding sequence ATGCGAGTTAATACTTTTTATGGTAAAAGTGTGCAAGAAGTTATTGAACAAATCAAAAATGAATTTGGTGAGGATGCTATTATTTTAAAAACCGAACATCTCGGATCAGAAAAAGTAAAAAACGGAAACATTATAAAAGCAATTGCAGCCTATGATGAACAATTAAATTCCAAACAAATTCAAAAATCACCTAAACGTCGAGACCGTCAATTGTATGGCACTAAAAAACATTCACAAGACATGGACGCAGATGTTTCAGGAAATAAAAAATATGATTTCGATTTGCTCAAGGAGGATTTTCATAAGTTGCAGCAGGAATTTATCGGCATCAAGGATAAATTTCCCGATAAAGAAATTGAGTTTACTCCAAAAGTTTCCGAATATTTCAATAGGCTTACCAGAAATGGGACACATCGTTCTATTGCAACAAATTTGATTGCCGGGGCTGAAAAGAAAATCCTGAAGAGCAAAATCACCGACACTGTCTCAATTAAGGGAATCATTTCTGATGAGATTAATTATCATCTCAATATGAAAAAAATCGAAGTGAAGAAAAAGCCATTGATTATTGCAGTCATTGGACCAACAGGTGTGGGAAAAACAACTACGATTGCCAAATTAGCTACCAATGAAAATTTTTTTGGTAATTATAACACAGCTCTTTTTTCAATTGATACATTCCGGATCGCAGCTATCCAGCAGTTACGCACATTTGCCAATATTTCCAATATCCCCTTTGAAATCATATACAAGAAAAAAAATCTTTTTTCCGCCATCCAGCGAAATCAGGATAAGGATGTGATTCTGATAGACACAATCGGCAGAAGCCCCAGAAACAGTGAATCCATTTTGGAACTTCTAAATTTATTCGAGGGCGTTGCCATTGATGAAATTCATCTCATTCTGAGTGCAAACATGAACGAAAGAGATATGTATGATGCTTATAATCGCTACAAATTAATTGGAAATGTGGATAGAGTAATTTTTTCAAAATTGGATGAAACTTCTCAGCCGGGTGTAATGCTAAACTTTCTTATGATGAATGAAGTTCCTTTGGCTTATTACACGAATGGACAGAATGTACCTGATGATATTAGAATAATTTCCGAAGACAATTATGTTAATCTGTTTTTTCAAAATGAAAGTAATTTGGTGTAA